From a single Candidatus Angelobacter sp. genomic region:
- a CDS encoding DUF488 domain-containing protein, protein MSEPKFKARSGVQRGKGKASAKPSPLVQTIGHSTRTLGDFIGLLQAHGAIRVVDVRTVPRSRNNPQFNKASLPGSLKKAGLRYVHLPELGGLRHAKRDSLNLGWRNASFRGYADYMQTPEFEQGLDELIQLATRERIVLMCAEAVPWRCHRSLIADALLVRGIRTEDILSPTRRQVHTLTPFAKVRGTTITYPAGFSHSNPKKPSAKRSRRRQSKKSDSP, encoded by the coding sequence ATGAGTGAGCCTAAATTCAAGGCCAGGTCCGGTGTTCAGAGAGGAAAGGGGAAGGCCAGTGCGAAACCTTCTCCCCTCGTGCAGACGATTGGACATTCCACACGCACGCTCGGGGATTTTATAGGCCTGCTTCAGGCGCACGGTGCGATTCGCGTCGTGGATGTGCGAACGGTGCCGCGGTCCCGGAACAACCCGCAATTCAACAAGGCTTCACTGCCAGGCTCATTGAAAAAAGCCGGATTGCGCTACGTTCATCTGCCGGAACTGGGCGGGTTGCGTCATGCGAAGCGCGATTCGCTCAACCTCGGCTGGCGCAATGCTTCCTTTCGAGGTTATGCGGATTACATGCAGACGCCGGAATTTGAGCAAGGCCTCGACGAATTGATCCAATTGGCGACCCGGGAGCGAATTGTATTGATGTGCGCTGAAGCTGTGCCGTGGCGCTGTCATCGTTCGCTAATCGCCGATGCCTTGCTGGTTCGGGGAATCCGCACCGAGGACATCCTGAGCCCAACTCGCCGCCAGGTTCATACGCTTACTCCTTTCGCCAAAGTCCGCGGCACCACGATCACCTATCCGGCCGGGTTTTCACACAGTAATCCGAAGAAGCCATCGGCTAAACGCTCGAGACGACGTCAATCAAAGAAATCTGATTCACCCTAA